The following proteins come from a genomic window of Nocardioides albertanoniae:
- a CDS encoding iron-siderophore ABC transporter substrate-binding protein, translating to MIRRTTTAALTTACAALLLTACGQTTTATETDKSPKSASAGCEGVKTSTGPVSLTDAYGNKVELDKPASRVAVLEWQQTEDLLSLCMDPVAVADAKGYRTWDSAEELGKDATDVGLRGEPNLETLFGTDPDLIIVEAYTPDDEILKQLAKYDVPVLATKGADAKDPVGNMVTTFEMIAEATGREARAEDVVGDFEDKLAASKKAVADADAAGTEFVYYDGSIDGANVAIRPFGQGSLIGELGEEIGLKNAWTGEVDPAYGLGQTDIEGMTTVGDATFFHTGTVDPAGDINAELAKNKAWKSIPAVSEDRTHAFPERIWTFGGPRSAEQVLDAYVDLLK from the coding sequence ATGATTCGACGTACGACCACTGCTGCCCTGACGACGGCGTGTGCGGCCCTGCTGCTCACCGCCTGCGGCCAGACGACCACCGCCACCGAGACCGACAAGTCCCCGAAGTCGGCCTCCGCCGGCTGCGAGGGGGTCAAGACCTCGACCGGCCCGGTCAGCCTGACCGACGCCTACGGCAACAAGGTCGAGCTCGACAAGCCCGCCTCCCGGGTCGCGGTGCTCGAGTGGCAGCAGACCGAGGACCTGCTCAGCCTGTGCATGGACCCGGTGGCCGTCGCCGACGCGAAGGGCTACCGCACATGGGACTCCGCCGAGGAGCTCGGCAAGGACGCCACCGACGTCGGCCTCCGGGGTGAGCCCAACCTGGAGACGCTCTTCGGCACCGACCCCGACCTGATCATCGTCGAGGCCTACACCCCCGACGACGAGATCCTCAAGCAGCTCGCCAAGTACGACGTCCCGGTGCTCGCGACCAAGGGCGCCGATGCCAAGGACCCGGTCGGCAACATGGTCACCACCTTCGAGATGATCGCCGAGGCCACCGGCCGGGAGGCGCGGGCCGAGGACGTCGTCGGCGACTTCGAGGACAAGCTCGCCGCGTCCAAGAAGGCGGTCGCCGACGCCGACGCCGCCGGCACCGAGTTCGTCTACTACGACGGCTCGATCGACGGCGCCAACGTGGCGATCCGGCCCTTCGGCCAGGGCTCGCTGATCGGTGAGCTCGGCGAGGAGATCGGCCTGAAGAACGCCTGGACCGGCGAGGTCGACCCGGCGTACGGCCTCGGCCAGACCGACATCGAGGGCATGACCACCGTCGGCGACGCCACCTTCTTCCACACCGGCACCGTCGACCCCGCCGGCGACATCAACGCCGAGCTGGCCAAGAACAAGGCCTGGAAGTCGATCCCCGCCGTCAGCGAGGACCGCACCCACGCCTTCCCCGAGCGCATCTGGACCTTCGGTGGTCCCAGGTCGGCCGAGCAGGTCCTGGACGCGTACGTCGACCTGCTCAAGTGA
- a CDS encoding iron ABC transporter permease, whose protein sequence is MTDVVKVSRAGAGGASIVLLCLLAGLLLTASWHLTQGTSGVGPADVLDALLGRDQSHGATASTMEIITGSRIPRLAAGIAVGFALGVAGALLQSLARNAMAAPDTLAVTGGAYFAVTLVAAFGLSVPLWASGITAFLGGLVAAGIVLALAGGAGTSTTRLILAGSAVALALQAGTSTLLILYAEETTSLFAWGSGSLSQLGLQAFWQVAPVVVVATVCGLLLARRLDLLSAGDDAASVLGVPVRSTRAVGTVLAVLLTSASVTLAGPIGFVGLCAPVLVRLLGRVVPTLNRHAALLPAAGLVGALVVVVADVVVRGVIGADEAMSVPTGVTTTIAGAVVMVILARGGRDSGPTRRPPGATVTIRSRVRFLVVLVVLLALTVGSTVVGLLAGHQWLYTGDILAWLQGEGIPLVRFALDERAPRVGAAVLAGGALALAGTFVQATCRNPLAEPGILGITGGAGVGAVVVVTGLSSGWSGGTSAAASTPSMLVAATIGSLVAFGLVYGLAWRHGIDTDRLVLIGIGVWYGSVSLSTFLLVRSNPWDTPRIYTWLSGSTYGRSWEQVVPVAVALAVAVPVAFMVRRELDLLTLDEDTPRLVGVSKERVRMLILLTAAVLTAMAVSAVGVVGFVGLVAPHIARALVGGRAIRVVPVAILVGAVLLVVADAIGRTAISPAQVPAGLVVALIGAPYFIFLLARSRP, encoded by the coding sequence GTGACCGATGTCGTCAAGGTCTCGCGAGCAGGTGCCGGAGGCGCTTCCATCGTTCTCCTGTGCCTGCTCGCCGGGCTGCTGCTCACCGCCTCCTGGCATCTCACCCAGGGCACATCGGGCGTAGGGCCCGCCGATGTCCTCGACGCGCTGCTCGGTCGTGACCAGTCCCACGGCGCGACCGCGTCGACGATGGAGATCATCACCGGCTCGCGGATCCCCCGGCTCGCCGCGGGCATCGCGGTCGGTTTCGCCCTCGGCGTCGCCGGGGCGCTCCTGCAGTCGCTCGCGCGCAACGCGATGGCGGCTCCCGACACCCTCGCGGTGACCGGCGGGGCCTACTTCGCCGTCACCCTGGTCGCCGCCTTCGGCCTGTCGGTCCCGTTGTGGGCCTCCGGCATCACGGCATTCCTCGGCGGCCTGGTGGCCGCCGGCATCGTCCTCGCGCTCGCCGGCGGCGCGGGCACCTCGACGACCCGGCTGATCCTGGCCGGCTCGGCTGTGGCGCTCGCGCTCCAGGCCGGCACCTCGACGCTGCTCATCCTCTACGCCGAGGAGACCACGAGCCTGTTCGCCTGGGGCAGCGGGTCGCTGAGCCAGCTCGGGCTGCAGGCCTTCTGGCAGGTGGCACCGGTCGTCGTGGTGGCGACCGTCTGCGGTCTGCTGCTCGCCCGCCGCCTCGACCTGCTCTCCGCCGGCGACGACGCCGCCTCGGTGCTCGGCGTCCCGGTCCGCTCCACCCGGGCGGTCGGCACCGTCCTCGCGGTGCTGCTCACCTCGGCATCGGTGACGCTGGCGGGGCCGATCGGCTTCGTCGGGCTCTGCGCCCCGGTCCTCGTCCGGCTGCTCGGCCGGGTCGTCCCGACGCTGAACCGGCACGCCGCGCTGCTGCCGGCCGCCGGTCTCGTGGGTGCCCTGGTCGTGGTCGTCGCCGACGTCGTGGTGCGAGGCGTGATCGGTGCGGACGAGGCCATGTCGGTGCCCACCGGCGTCACGACGACGATCGCCGGTGCGGTCGTGATGGTGATCCTCGCCCGCGGCGGACGTGACTCCGGCCCGACCCGGCGCCCACCCGGCGCCACCGTCACCATCCGTAGCCGGGTCCGGTTCCTGGTGGTGCTCGTGGTGCTGCTCGCCCTCACCGTCGGGTCGACCGTCGTCGGTCTGCTCGCCGGTCACCAATGGCTCTACACCGGCGACATCCTCGCCTGGCTGCAGGGCGAGGGCATCCCGCTCGTGCGGTTCGCCCTCGACGAACGCGCGCCGCGGGTCGGCGCCGCCGTCCTTGCCGGTGGTGCGCTCGCCCTGGCGGGCACCTTCGTCCAGGCCACCTGTCGCAACCCGCTGGCCGAGCCCGGGATCCTCGGCATCACCGGCGGAGCCGGCGTCGGAGCGGTCGTCGTGGTGACCGGGCTGTCCTCCGGCTGGAGCGGCGGCACCTCGGCCGCGGCTTCGACGCCCAGCATGCTCGTCGCCGCGACGATCGGATCGCTGGTCGCCTTCGGTCTCGTCTACGGCCTGGCCTGGCGGCACGGGATCGACACCGACCGGCTCGTGCTCATCGGCATCGGTGTCTGGTACGGCTCGGTCTCCCTCAGCACCTTCCTGCTGGTGCGCTCCAACCCGTGGGACACGCCGCGGATCTACACCTGGCTGTCCGGATCGACCTACGGTCGCAGCTGGGAGCAGGTCGTCCCGGTCGCCGTCGCCCTGGCCGTCGCCGTCCCGGTCGCGTTCATGGTGCGCCGCGAGCTCGACCTGCTCACCCTCGACGAGGACACGCCGCGACTGGTCGGGGTCTCCAAGGAGCGGGTCCGGATGCTGATCCTGCTGACCGCCGCCGTCCTCACCGCGATGGCGGTCTCGGCGGTCGGTGTCGTCGGCTTCGTCGGTCTGGTCGCCCCGCACATCGCGCGGGCGCTGGTCGGCGGACGCGCCATCCGCGTCGTACCGGTCGCCATACTGGTCGGCGCCGTCCTCCTCGTCGTCGCCGACGCCATCGGCCGCACCGCCATCAGTCCCGCCCAGGTCCCCGCCGGCCTCGTCGTGGCCCTCATCGGCGCGCCGTACTTCATCTTCCTCCTCGCCCGCTCCCGCCCCTGA
- a CDS encoding sensor histidine kinase: MDARDLVDALPDGVVVADGAGSVVLVSAVAGRMLGVDPCASLGRPLGEVLALRNTEGQTWIEANRPYTSLRTVIGTPEQTWLLPDGTEALVVSTIRRPSLAEDVDQVSISLRSGRGRERLDRERSDLVATVAHELRSPLTGVKGFVQALLNRWDKLNDDQKKLMLTTVASDSDRLSRLIAELLDVARIDTGRLQLYPRASDAPVLVTRVVESVRSATARPVALDIEAGGDDDLEIHADPDKFTQVVTNLVENAVRHGDGVVTVRLGVSADDPAQVQLVVEDEGEGIPNELRQRVFTKFWKHGARGGSGLGLYIVGGLTGAHGGSVTIADADGGGARIVVGWPRTPPSA, from the coding sequence GTGGACGCCCGTGATCTCGTCGATGCCCTTCCCGACGGTGTGGTCGTCGCTGACGGCGCAGGCAGCGTCGTGCTCGTCTCCGCGGTGGCCGGGCGCATGCTCGGCGTCGACCCGTGCGCGAGCCTGGGCCGGCCGCTGGGTGAGGTGCTCGCGCTGCGCAACACGGAGGGCCAGACCTGGATCGAGGCCAACCGGCCCTACACGAGCCTGCGCACGGTCATCGGCACCCCGGAGCAGACCTGGCTGCTGCCCGACGGCACCGAGGCGCTCGTCGTCTCGACCATCCGGCGACCGAGCCTCGCCGAGGATGTCGACCAGGTCTCCATCTCGCTGCGCTCCGGCCGTGGTCGCGAACGTCTCGACCGGGAGCGGTCCGATCTGGTCGCCACCGTCGCCCACGAGCTCCGTTCGCCGCTGACCGGGGTCAAGGGCTTCGTGCAGGCGCTCCTGAACCGGTGGGACAAGCTCAACGACGACCAGAAGAAGCTGATGCTCACGACGGTCGCCTCCGACTCCGACCGGCTCTCCCGGCTGATCGCCGAGCTCCTCGACGTCGCCCGGATCGACACCGGACGGCTCCAGCTCTACCCGCGCGCCAGCGACGCGCCCGTGCTGGTCACGCGCGTGGTCGAGTCGGTGCGGTCGGCGACCGCGCGCCCGGTGGCGCTCGACATCGAGGCCGGCGGCGACGACGATCTGGAGATCCACGCCGACCCCGACAAGTTCACCCAGGTCGTCACCAACCTCGTCGAGAATGCCGTACGCCACGGCGACGGCGTCGTCACCGTGAGGCTCGGCGTCTCCGCGGACGACCCCGCCCAGGTGCAGCTCGTCGTCGAGGACGAGGGCGAGGGCATCCCGAACGAGCTGCGGCAGCGGGTGTTCACGAAGTTCTGGAAGCACGGCGCCCGCGGCGGCTCGGGGCTGGGCCTCTACATCGTCGGCGGCCTGACCGGCGCCCACGGCGGCTCGGTCACGATCGCCGACGCCGACGGCGGCGGTGCCCGCATCGTGGTCGGCTGGCCCCGCACCCCGCCGTCGGCCTGA
- a CDS encoding oxygenase MpaB family protein, which yields MTNLSRRRLLASGGAAAAAGATFPLWTWAPSASIAGVGDGLDPDYVWDVRADPVIERLYGEGIDKVAEINEILEPWTTNDQPVPDGLPGYLADFIEEARQLPTWADQGKLKLAGTFNEERYGFFLALLYTLGSGLISCAIKREAWSVYYSYGGSDMRDRIAKTTALGYDVMDAQGWTASGRLMVDSVKTRMVHAAVRHLLPQSPHWRGVGAGQEIPISQADILVTFHSLGTWVMKKFTEWDIAPSQELADAFLHAWNVDLYLLGVQEQYLPKDWDAAYAQYDQVMGPATGATREGAELAQSLLDAVIGEGNPVLRHELESLGRYVIGDAYADMIDFDDDPVLAPIWASAVPLVVTSYNSSVPHIPIVSNLLPEAVHTFIKIYFSPGRSAPITLPLSNRPE from the coding sequence ATGACGAACCTGAGCAGACGACGGTTGCTGGCCTCGGGAGGAGCGGCGGCCGCGGCCGGCGCGACCTTTCCGCTGTGGACGTGGGCGCCCAGCGCGTCGATCGCCGGCGTGGGAGACGGGCTCGATCCCGACTACGTCTGGGACGTGCGCGCCGACCCCGTCATCGAGCGGCTCTACGGCGAAGGCATCGACAAGGTCGCCGAGATCAACGAGATCCTCGAACCCTGGACGACCAACGACCAGCCGGTGCCCGACGGCCTGCCGGGCTATCTCGCAGACTTCATCGAGGAGGCGCGCCAGCTCCCGACCTGGGCCGACCAGGGCAAGCTGAAGCTGGCCGGCACGTTCAACGAGGAGAGGTACGGCTTCTTCCTCGCTCTCCTCTACACCCTCGGCAGCGGCCTGATCAGCTGCGCGATCAAACGAGAGGCATGGTCGGTCTACTACTCCTACGGCGGCTCCGACATGCGTGACCGGATCGCGAAGACCACAGCGCTGGGCTACGACGTGATGGACGCCCAGGGCTGGACCGCCTCGGGTCGGCTGATGGTCGACTCGGTCAAGACCCGGATGGTCCACGCCGCCGTGCGCCACCTGCTGCCGCAGTCACCGCACTGGAGAGGAGTCGGCGCGGGCCAGGAGATCCCGATCAGCCAGGCCGACATCCTGGTCACCTTCCACAGCCTCGGCACCTGGGTGATGAAGAAGTTCACCGAGTGGGACATCGCGCCGAGCCAGGAGCTGGCCGACGCGTTCCTGCACGCGTGGAACGTCGACCTCTACCTGCTGGGCGTGCAGGAGCAGTATCTGCCGAAGGACTGGGATGCGGCGTACGCGCAGTACGACCAGGTGATGGGTCCGGCCACCGGGGCGACCCGCGAAGGCGCCGAGCTGGCCCAGTCGCTGCTCGACGCGGTGATCGGCGAGGGCAACCCGGTGCTGCGCCACGAGCTGGAGTCGTTGGGCCGCTACGTGATCGGCGATGCGTACGCAGACATGATCGACTTCGACGACGACCCGGTGCTCGCTCCGATCTGGGCCTCCGCGGTGCCGCTGGTGGTGACCTCCTACAACAGCAGCGTGCCGCACATCCCGATCGTCTCCAACCTCCTTCCCGAGGCTGTGCACACGTTCATCAAGATCTACTTCTCGCCGGGCAGGTCCGCGCCGATCACGCTGCCGCTGAGCAACCGGCCCGAGTAA